In one window of Pseudodesulfovibrio sediminis DNA:
- a CDS encoding DUF3089 domain-containing protein: MRNLQSRLLPTLAIVLALLLTGTLCFADSELPPFGPDSVPAQPDYAQDASWLAKASSIQHPVDVFWVYPTVLHDSEHWLMDFTLPEMQQASHNTITKQASVFLDQANLFAPYYRQMNMAALTLPEADQDALKKYGVNDIWQAFTYYMQNLNQGRPFILAGHSQGSKVLLELMLKHWGALGYENKMIAGYFLGWSITHGDLKANPALKMCENASQINCFISYNTVAEGRQKVAPSIRQDAIVTNPLTWTTDDAFAPASLNLGAKFFNADGTTTEVAHFSSAQGKDSGLVVQPIQPEFVNSSPPPFPAGVYHVYDFSIFYENLKQNAARRIKAMGNGK, translated from the coding sequence ATGCGTAACCTCCAGTCTCGTCTGCTCCCGACTCTGGCCATCGTTCTCGCACTTCTGCTGACTGGCACACTCTGCTTTGCTGATTCCGAACTGCCACCCTTTGGCCCTGACTCTGTTCCCGCTCAACCAGACTATGCACAGGATGCAAGCTGGCTCGCCAAGGCTTCTTCAATACAGCATCCAGTGGATGTCTTCTGGGTGTACCCCACTGTTCTGCACGACTCCGAGCACTGGCTCATGGATTTCACCCTCCCGGAAATGCAGCAGGCCTCACACAACACCATTACCAAACAGGCCAGTGTTTTCCTGGATCAGGCCAATCTCTTTGCTCCCTACTATCGCCAGATGAATATGGCAGCGCTCACCCTGCCTGAAGCAGACCAGGATGCTCTGAAGAAATACGGCGTCAATGACATATGGCAGGCTTTCACCTATTATATGCAGAACCTGAATCAGGGGCGACCGTTCATCCTTGCCGGACACAGCCAGGGATCCAAAGTCCTGCTGGAGCTGATGCTCAAGCACTGGGGTGCACTCGGTTATGAAAACAAAATGATTGCCGGATACTTCCTCGGCTGGTCCATCACCCATGGTGACCTCAAGGCCAATCCTGCCCTGAAAATGTGCGAGAACGCGAGTCAGATCAATTGCTTTATCTCATACAATACCGTTGCTGAAGGACGGCAAAAGGTCGCGCCCAGCATTCGCCAGGACGCCATCGTGACCAATCCGCTCACGTGGACCACTGACGACGCGTTTGCGCCAGCCTCGCTCAATCTGGGGGCAAAGTTCTTCAACGCGGATGGGACCACCACTGAGGTCGCCCACTTTTCCTCGGCACAGGGCAAGGACTCCGGTCTGGTGGTACAACCCATACAGCCCGAATTCGTCAACAGCTCACCGCCGCCCTTCCCGGCCGGGGTGTACCATGTGTACGACTTCTCCATCTTCTATGAAAACCT
- a CDS encoding DegT/DnrJ/EryC1/StrS family aminotransferase: MPVRSKDTFLVFGSPLIEQAEIDEVVASMESGWLGTGPKVAQFEKDFSAYLGDGHSAACNSCTAALHLSLVALGLQPGDEVITTPLTFCASVNAIIHAGCTPVLADVNPVTQNIDPASIREKITDRTRAILPVHFAGRSCDMDDIMAIAREFNLKVVEDCAHAIETTYKGQHAGTFGDFGCFSFYVTKNVCTGEGGMVVAKAEEDIKNVKILGLHGMSADAWKRFSDEGYKHYQVVHAGFKYNMMDIQAAIGIHQLARVEENFKRRCEIWDMYQEAFAPMPVGTPAPEEPDTRHARHLYTLMVDPVYAGIDRDQLLVRLNKENIGAGVHYLAIPEHPYYQERFGWKLEDTPQAVALGRQTISLPLSPKLTDDDVNDVITAVKECLDA; encoded by the coding sequence ATGCCCGTTCGTTCAAAAGATACTTTTCTGGTTTTCGGATCGCCCCTTATCGAGCAGGCGGAGATAGATGAAGTCGTGGCGTCCATGGAGTCAGGCTGGCTTGGCACCGGCCCAAAGGTGGCACAGTTCGAAAAAGATTTTTCCGCCTATCTGGGCGATGGACATTCCGCTGCCTGCAACTCGTGCACGGCCGCGCTGCACCTCTCTCTGGTGGCCCTCGGGCTGCAACCCGGCGATGAAGTCATCACCACCCCGCTGACCTTCTGCGCGTCCGTAAACGCAATCATCCATGCCGGATGCACCCCGGTGCTTGCGGATGTGAACCCGGTCACCCAGAACATTGACCCGGCCTCCATCCGCGAGAAGATCACGGATCGCACCCGCGCCATCCTGCCCGTCCACTTTGCCGGCCGTTCCTGCGACATGGACGACATCATGGCCATTGCCCGCGAATTCAATCTGAAGGTCGTGGAGGATTGCGCGCACGCCATTGAAACCACCTACAAGGGGCAGCATGCCGGGACATTCGGTGATTTCGGTTGCTTCTCCTTCTACGTAACCAAAAACGTCTGCACCGGTGAGGGCGGCATGGTCGTGGCCAAGGCCGAGGAGGACATCAAAAACGTCAAGATTCTCGGCCTGCACGGCATGTCCGCCGACGCCTGGAAACGGTTCTCGGACGAAGGCTACAAGCATTATCAGGTTGTTCATGCCGGATTCAAATACAACATGATGGACATCCAGGCCGCCATCGGCATCCATCAGCTTGCACGGGTGGAGGAAAACTTCAAACGCCGCTGCGAGATATGGGACATGTATCAGGAAGCCTTTGCCCCTATGCCAGTCGGTACTCCTGCTCCCGAAGAACCGGACACCCGCCACGCACGGCACCTGTATACGCTCATGGTTGACCCGGTATACGCCGGTATTGATCGCGATCAGCTTCTGGTTCGCCTGAACAAGGAAAACATCGGCGCTGGTGTGCACTACCTGGCTATCCCCGAGCATCCATACTATCAAGAGCGTTTCGGCTGGAAGCTTGAGGACACTCCGCAGGCAGTCGCCCTGGGGCGTCAAACCATCAGCCTGCCCCTGTCCCCCAAACTCACCGATGACGATGTAAATGACGTCATCACAGCCGTAAAGGAATGTCTTGATGCGTAA
- the hisI gene encoding phosphoribosyl-AMP cyclohydrolase — protein MDGLVPAIAQDAETGEVLMMAYMNEESWDKTLETGEVHYWSRSRKTLWHKGGTSGHTQKVKSIRIDCDDDTLVILIDQIGGAACHKGYRSCFYRELKDGEVKECSPYVFDPKEVYK, from the coding sequence ATGGACGGATTGGTTCCCGCCATTGCACAGGACGCCGAAACCGGCGAAGTCCTGATGATGGCCTACATGAATGAAGAATCCTGGGATAAGACCCTTGAAACCGGCGAGGTCCATTACTGGAGCCGCAGCCGCAAGACGCTATGGCATAAGGGCGGTACCTCTGGCCATACGCAGAAGGTGAAGTCCATCCGCATTGATTGCGATGACGACACCTTGGTGATTCTCATTGACCAGATCGGCGGCGCAGCCTGTCACAAGGGCTACCGCTCCTGTTTCTATCGCGAACTCAAAGACGGCGAAGTGAAAGAATGTTCGCCCTACGTCTTCGACCCCAAAGAGGTATATAAATAA